The Couchioplanes caeruleus sequence CGGACGCTGCCGCCAGCTCCTCTACGAGCACGGCGGCCCGGCGTGCCTGGTCGAGGCGCTGCCCCGGCCGTTGCGGATGGCGGAGCTGCTGCCGAACGCGTTCGGTCCCGACGACATCGACAAGGTCACCGGGGCGTCGGCCGTGCCGGACGTGCCGGCCCAGCTCGCCCGGTGGCGCGGCCGCGGCACGGTCTTCGTGCACCCGGACCTCTCCGGCGGCACACAGGTCTGGACCGGATACTGGGAGCGCTCCGGCGGCAGCCCCGAGGAGAGCGACGCCGACAAGGGCATCCTCGAGGAGGGGCCCATCTTCCCCCACGTCGCCGCGGCGGTGACCTGGGGTCGCACCCGTACGTCCCGGGTGGTCGTGGTGGACGCGGAAGGCGGGCTCTCATGGGCCGGCGAAGGTGAACCGCCGGAAGGCATCGGCGCTAGGTGGGAGCAACAACAATGACGGAATTCGCGGCTGTGGATGTCATCCGGGCGAAGCGGGACGGGCACACGCTGTCCGACGCGCAGATCGACTGGGTCGTCGACGCGTATACGAAGGGTGTCGTCGCCGACGAGCAGATGTCCGCCCTCGCCATGGCGATCCTGCTGCGCGGCATGGCGCCGGGCGAGATCGCGCGCTGGACCGCCGCGATGATCGCCAGCGGTGAGCGGCTCGACCTGTCCGCGGTGTCCCGCCCGACCGTCGACAAGCACTCCACCGGCGGCGTCGGCGACAAGATCACGCTGCCGTTGACCCCGCTGGTGGCCGCCTGTGGCGCCGCCGTGCCGCAGCTCTCCGGCCGGGGCCTCGGCCACACCGGAGGCACCCTCGACAAGCTCGAGTCGGTGGCGGGCTGGCGTGCCCGGCTCAGCAACGACGAGTTCGTCCGGCAGCTTCAGGACGTGGGCGCGGTCATCTGCGCGGCGGGCGAGGGCCTGGCCCCGGCCGACCGCAAGCTGTACGCCCTGCGCGACGTCACCGGGACCGTCGAGGCGATCCCGCTGATCGCCAGCTCGATCATGAGCAAGAAGATCGCCGAGGGCACCGGCGCGCTGGTCCTGGACGTGAAGGTCGGCACCGGCGCGTTCATGAAGGACCTCGACATGGCGCGCGAGCTGGCGCGGACCATGGTGGAGCTGGGCGGGGCGCACGGCGTGAAGACGGTCGCGCTGCTGACCGACATGAACACGCCCCTCGGCCTCACCATCGGCAACGCCATCGAGGTCGAGGAGTCGGTGGAGGTCCTGGCCGGCGGCGGACCGGCCGACGTGGTCGAGCTGACCCTCGCCCTGGCGCGGGAGATGCTCGCCGCGGCGGGCATCGACGCCGACCCGGCCGAGGCGCTGCGCTCCGGGGCCGCCATGGACTCGTGGAAGGCGATGATCCGCGCCCAGGACGGCGACCCGGACGCGCCGCTTCCGGTCGCCCGCGAGACCGAGTTCCTGCGCGCGACCGAGGACGGCGTGGTGGCGTCGGTGGACGCGCTCGGCGTCGGCCTGGCGGCCTGGCGGCTGGGTGCCGGCCGGGCCCGCAAGGAGGATCCGGTGAGCGCCGGCGCCGGCGTCGTGCTCAAGGTGCGCCCCGGCGACCGGGTCAGCGCCGGCGACGTGCTGCTGGAGCTGCGTACCGACGAACCCGGCCGGATCCCCGCCGCGCAGGCCGACGCGGCCGGTGCGATCCGCATCGCGCAGGACGCGCCCGAGCCTGGGCGGCTGCTCCTCGACCGCATAGCCTGAGCGGTCATGAAGGCGGCCCCCGACCCCCGAGCGGTACGCGACGCCAGCCTGGACGAGCTCGAACGGCTCGGCCTGCCGCTGCCGCCGCCGACGTTCCCGCTGGTCTGGGAGCCGGGCGACGGCGTGGAGCTGCGGCCGACGGCGGAGCTGGAGGCCCGGGCCGCGGTGCTGCACGTGGTCGTGGGCCGGTGCTTCGGCATGCCCGCCGAGACCGCGATGAGCTGGCTGCTCGCCTCGAAGCTCGTGGATTTCGTCACCCCGCCGGAGTGGCAGTTCGTCGCCGGTGACCGGGGCGACCACCGGTCGTTCGTGCTGCACCACGACGCGGTGTTCGCCCTGGCGTGGCTGCTCGGACTGAGCCGCCACCTCGACCCGACGGCCCCGCCGGAGGACAGGTTCATGCGGCAGATGCCGGACCTGCCCGGCGGGGAGCTGTTCAACGAATGGCGGTCGCGGTCGTTGGTGGCGCCGCGGGACGCGGTCGAGGCGGCGGTCCTGCTCGACCTCTACTACTGCCTCGACTGGGCGTTCCAGGAGGCCGAGCGCAACGGCGTGCGCCCGCCCGGCGAGGTCGACAGCAACGCCGTCGGGCAGCGGCGGTGGGCCCTGGAGTGGGCGGTGCTCTTCTCGGGCCCATATCACGACCGCCCGCCGGAATGGGAAGAGGTCGACCTCTCGGTCTAGACCGGGCGGTACGCGACCACGTCCACGGCCACGGTGACCTCGTGCGTCCCGGTGACCTCGAGCGGGACATGGCGCGCGCTCGGCGTCATACCGATCAACGTACGGGTCTCCGCCGCGGTCAGGCGCAGCGTACGGCGGTGGGTCGTGGTGTCCTCGGGCGTGAAGCCCTCTCCGAGTGCCCCGGCGACCCGCTCCGCCTTGGCCGGGTCGACCTTGATCAGCCCGAACGCGGCGATGAGCTCGGCGAGATGGTCCCGGGCCGGGGTGACCACCAGCAGCCTTCCGCCGGGCCGCAGGACGCGGCGGAACTCCGGGCCGTTGCGGGGCGCGAAGACGTTCAGCACCGTGCTCGCCGAGGCGTCCGCGAGCGGCAGCGGGCACCACAGGTCGGCGAGGGCCGCCGCGGCCCGCGAGTGCGCCCGGGCGGCGCGGCGCAGGGCCGGTTTGGAGACGTCGATCCCCAGGCCCTGTGCCGCCGGGTGGGCCTCGAGGACGCCGGCCAGGTAGCGGCCGGTGCCCGTACCGGCGTCGACCACCAGGCCGTCCGGGAGCGCCGCCGCGGCCAGCGCCTCGGCGATGAAGTCGTAGTGGCCCTCGGCCAGGAAGGCCTCCCGGTCCGCGATCATGTCGGCCGAGTCGCCCGAGTGGGGCGATCGGCCCGCCGTCAGGTTCACGTACCCCTGCCGGGCGATGTCGAAAGAGTGCCCGAGCGGGCAGCTCAGCGCCCGTTCGCCGGGTCGCGCGAGTGTTCCGCCACACACTGGGCACCGCAGGTATGGCAATGCGCCGTCGATCATCTGCCGCGCCCCTCTAACATCTGCTGATGACTGCCATCTCCTACGACGACATAGTCAAGGCTCCCAAGGCTCTCCTGCACGACCA is a genomic window containing:
- a CDS encoding cytidine deaminase, giving the protein MEIDWGSLRAAAIEAMRHAYAPYSDFPVGVAALVDDGRVVVGCNVENASYGVTLCAECGLVSSLHATGGGRLVAVSCVDANGQPLMPCGRCRQLLYEHGGPACLVEALPRPLRMAELLPNAFGPDDIDKVTGASAVPDVPAQLARWRGRGTVFVHPDLSGGTQVWTGYWERSGGSPEESDADKGILEEGPIFPHVAAAVTWGRTRTSRVVVVDAEGGLSWAGEGEPPEGIGARWEQQQ
- a CDS encoding thymidine phosphorylase; translated protein: MTEFAAVDVIRAKRDGHTLSDAQIDWVVDAYTKGVVADEQMSALAMAILLRGMAPGEIARWTAAMIASGERLDLSAVSRPTVDKHSTGGVGDKITLPLTPLVAACGAAVPQLSGRGLGHTGGTLDKLESVAGWRARLSNDEFVRQLQDVGAVICAAGEGLAPADRKLYALRDVTGTVEAIPLIASSIMSKKIAEGTGALVLDVKVGTGAFMKDLDMARELARTMVELGGAHGVKTVALLTDMNTPLGLTIGNAIEVEESVEVLAGGGPADVVELTLALAREMLAAAGIDADPAEALRSGAAMDSWKAMIRAQDGDPDAPLPVARETEFLRATEDGVVASVDALGVGLAAWRLGAGRARKEDPVSAGAGVVLKVRPGDRVSAGDVLLELRTDEPGRIPAAQADAAGAIRIAQDAPEPGRLLLDRIA
- a CDS encoding DUF4272 domain-containing protein, with the translated sequence MKAAPDPRAVRDASLDELERLGLPLPPPTFPLVWEPGDGVELRPTAELEARAAVLHVVVGRCFGMPAETAMSWLLASKLVDFVTPPEWQFVAGDRGDHRSFVLHHDAVFALAWLLGLSRHLDPTAPPEDRFMRQMPDLPGGELFNEWRSRSLVAPRDAVEAAVLLDLYYCLDWAFQEAERNGVRPPGEVDSNAVGQRRWALEWAVLFSGPYHDRPPEWEEVDLSV
- a CDS encoding putative RNA methyltransferase, which translates into the protein MIDGALPYLRCPVCGGTLARPGERALSCPLGHSFDIARQGYVNLTAGRSPHSGDSADMIADREAFLAEGHYDFIAEALAAAALPDGLVVDAGTGTGRYLAGVLEAHPAAQGLGIDVSKPALRRAARAHSRAAAALADLWCPLPLADASASTVLNVFAPRNGPEFRRVLRPGGRLLVVTPARDHLAELIAAFGLIKVDPAKAERVAGALGEGFTPEDTTTHRRTLRLTAAETRTLIGMTPSARHVPLEVTGTHEVTVAVDVVAYRPV